In Opisthocomus hoazin isolate bOpiHoa1 chromosome 3, bOpiHoa1.hap1, whole genome shotgun sequence, a genomic segment contains:
- the CALB1 gene encoding calbindin, which produces MTAETHLQGVEISAAQFFEIWHHYDSDGNGYMDGKELQNFIQELQQARKKAGLDLTPEMKAFVDQYGKTTDGKIGIVELAQILPTEENFLLFFRCQQLKSSEDFMQTWRKYDSDHSGFIDSEELKSFLKDLLQKANKQIEDSKLTEYTEIMLRMFDANNDGKLELTELARLLPVQENFLIKFQGVKMCAKEFNKAFEMYDQDGNGYIDEHELDALLKDLCEKNKKELDINNLATYKKSIMALSDGGKLYRAELALILCAEEN; this is translated from the exons atGACGGCGGAGACCCACCTGCAGGGCGTGGAGATCTCGGCCGCCCAGTTCTTCGAGATCTGGCACCACTACGACTCCGACG GCAATGGGTACATGGATGGGAAGGAGCTACAAAACTTcatccaggagctgcagcaggcgCGGAAGAAGGCAGGCTTG GATTTAACACCCGAAATGAAAGCTTTTGTGGACCAATATGGGAAGACTACTGACGGAAAAATAGGAATAGTTGAG CTTGCTCAGATATTACCGACGGAAGAGAATTTCCTGTTGTTCTTCAGGTGCCAGCAGCTAAAGTCAAGCGAAGACTTCATGCAG ACATGGAGAAAATATGACAGCGACCACAGTGGCTTCATTGATTCTGAGGAACTTAAG AGCTTCTTGAAAGATTTATTACAGAAAGCAAATAAGCAGATTGAAGACTCCAAGCTAACGGAATACACGGAAATAATG CTCAGGATGTTTGATGCAAACAATGATGGAAAGTTGGAGCTTACTGAACTGGCCAG acTACTCCCTGTACAGGAAAATTTTCTTATTAAATTTCAG GGTGTCAAAATGTGTGCAAAAGAATTTAATAAAGCCTTTGAGATGTATGATCAG gATGGCAATGGCTATATAGACGAACATGAACTTGACGCACTACTGAAGGATCTCtgtgaaaagaacaaaaag GAATTAGACATTAACAACCTTGCAACATACAAGAAAAGCATCATGGCCTTGTCTGATGGAGGAAAGCTTTACCGAGCAGAACTGGCTCTTATTCTCTGTGCTGAGGAAAACTAG